From one Pedobacter faecalis genomic stretch:
- a CDS encoding GH92 family glycosyl hydrolase: MIKKLLTASLVVASFGAFAQTVEKVTDPVEWINPLMGTFSKPSLSNGNTYPTIAVPWGMNFWTPQTGKMGDGWAYTYDADKIRGFKQTHQPSPWMNDYGQFSVMPVTGKKRFTQDERASWFSHKAEVVKPYYYSVYLADADVTTEITPTERAAQFRFTFPKSDESYIVVDAFDRGSYIKIIPSERKIVGYSTRHSHKSPENFKNYFVMYFDKPFASADGWKGSELANGVLEITDNHAGAIIGFKTNKGEQVNMKVASSFISIEQAEISLKRELAADSFNDTRDKAKAIWNKTLSRISVEGGTIDQVRTFYSCLYRTLFFPNKLYEIDANNQIIHWSPYNGKILPGYMFAGTGFWDTFRALYPFLNLMYPSINKEMQEGLVNDFKEGGFLPEWSSPGFANIMVGNNSASVVADAYIKGVRGYDINTLWDAVKHGANNEGPMTAVGRVGVKYYNELGYVPYDVKINENAARTLEYAYDDFAIYQLGRALGKPASEIDIYKQRAMNYKNLFDPASGLMRGKNKDGKFQSPFNPFKWGDAFTEGNSWHYSWSVFQDVDGLAKLMGGKEKFVEKLDSVFTLPPIFDDSYYGGVIHEIREMQIANMGQYAHGNQPIQHMIYLYNYGGAPWKTQYWVRETMNRMYKPTPDGYCGDEDNGQTSAWYVFSALGFYPVTPAVDQYVLGAPLFKKVTLNLENGKQIVINAPENSDTNRYVDILKYNGKIRTQSWLSHSDLIKGAKLDFNMIASPNKSRGTKESDFPYSMSTEK, translated from the coding sequence ATGATTAAGAAACTTTTAACCGCCTCACTTGTGGTGGCTTCGTTTGGTGCGTTTGCCCAGACAGTTGAAAAAGTAACCGATCCGGTCGAGTGGATCAACCCGCTCATGGGGACATTTAGTAAACCAAGCCTGTCAAACGGAAATACCTATCCTACGATAGCAGTTCCATGGGGTATGAACTTCTGGACGCCACAAACCGGCAAGATGGGGGATGGCTGGGCTTATACCTACGATGCCGATAAGATCAGAGGGTTTAAGCAAACGCATCAGCCGTCACCCTGGATGAACGATTACGGTCAGTTTTCTGTGATGCCGGTCACCGGTAAGAAGCGGTTTACCCAGGATGAGCGTGCGAGCTGGTTTTCACACAAAGCAGAAGTTGTAAAGCCATACTATTACAGTGTTTATCTTGCTGATGCAGATGTTACTACAGAAATTACCCCTACGGAACGTGCTGCACAATTCCGTTTCACCTTTCCTAAGTCGGACGAGTCTTATATCGTAGTAGACGCCTTCGATCGTGGATCTTACATTAAAATCATTCCTTCAGAGCGGAAGATCGTGGGTTACAGTACCAGACACTCGCATAAATCGCCCGAAAACTTTAAGAACTACTTTGTGATGTATTTCGATAAACCATTCGCTTCTGCAGACGGATGGAAAGGTTCGGAACTGGCAAACGGTGTGCTGGAGATTACAGACAACCATGCAGGAGCGATCATTGGCTTCAAAACCAACAAAGGCGAGCAGGTTAACATGAAAGTTGCCTCGTCATTTATCAGCATTGAGCAGGCAGAAATATCTTTAAAAAGAGAACTTGCCGCTGATAGCTTCAATGATACCAGAGATAAAGCAAAAGCTATCTGGAATAAAACCCTGAGCCGTATCAGTGTCGAGGGAGGAACAATTGATCAGGTCAGAACATTCTATTCCTGCCTGTATCGCACCCTTTTCTTCCCGAACAAGCTTTATGAAATCGATGCGAACAACCAGATCATTCACTGGAGCCCTTATAACGGCAAGATCCTTCCTGGTTATATGTTTGCCGGTACTGGGTTCTGGGATACCTTCAGGGCACTTTATCCATTCCTTAACCTGATGTATCCTTCTATTAATAAGGAAATGCAGGAAGGACTTGTTAATGACTTCAAGGAGGGCGGGTTCCTCCCCGAATGGTCTAGCCCTGGTTTTGCAAACATCATGGTTGGAAACAACTCCGCTTCTGTAGTGGCGGATGCCTATATAAAAGGTGTAAGGGGTTACGACATCAACACCCTATGGGACGCTGTAAAACATGGCGCGAATAACGAAGGTCCGATGACAGCAGTTGGCCGTGTAGGTGTTAAGTATTACAATGAGCTGGGTTATGTGCCTTATGACGTGAAAATTAACGAGAACGCAGCAAGAACGCTGGAATATGCTTACGATGACTTCGCGATTTATCAATTGGGCAGGGCGCTTGGAAAGCCAGCTTCAGAGATCGATATCTATAAGCAGCGTGCAATGAACTATAAAAACCTGTTTGATCCTGCTAGCGGTTTGATGCGTGGTAAAAACAAAGACGGTAAATTCCAGTCGCCTTTCAACCCATTCAAATGGGGAGATGCCTTCACGGAGGGTAACAGCTGGCATTATTCATGGTCGGTATTTCAGGATGTAGACGGTTTGGCTAAACTGATGGGTGGAAAAGAAAAGTTTGTAGAGAAACTCGACTCTGTATTTACCTTGCCGCCAATCTTTGACGATAGCTATTATGGTGGAGTGATACACGAAATCCGCGAGATGCAGATTGCTAACATGGGACAGTATGCACACGGTAACCAGCCTATACAGCATATGATTTACCTGTATAACTACGGCGGTGCGCCATGGAAAACACAATACTGGGTGCGTGAAACAATGAACAGAATGTACAAGCCAACGCCAGACGGATACTGTGGTGATGAAGACAACGGACAGACTTCGGCCTGGTATGTTTTCTCTGCCCTTGGGTTCTATCCTGTTACACCTGCGGTAGATCAGTATGTTTTAGGTGCTCCTTTGTTCAAAAAAGTAACCTTGAACCTGGAGAACGGTAAACAAATCGTCATCAACGCACCTGAAAACAGCGATACTAACCGCTATGTAGACATTTTGAAATACAACGGTAAAATAAGAACGCAAAGCTGGCTGAGTCACTCTGATTTGATTAAGGGTGCTAAGCTTGATTTTAATATGATCGCTTCACCGAACAAATCAAGAGGAACCAAGGAATCTGATTTCCCTTACTCTATGTCGACGGAAAAATAA
- the accD gene encoding acetyl-CoA carboxylase, carboxyltransferase subunit beta, which translates to MAWFKRDKKGISTLTEEKKEAPDGLWNKCPNCKKALHTGELLESKYVCLYCDYHLRIGSKEYFQVLFDQNEFTELFGNLKSGDPLNFTDSKPYTARLTETIAKTGLKDAIRAAHGKIEGEDLVIACMDFNFIGGSMGSVVGEKIARCIDYSIANKIPFLMISKSGGARMMEAAFSLMQMAKTSAKLALLSQAKIPYISLLTDPTTGGVTASYAMLGDINIAEPGALIGFAGPRVIKETIKKDLPKGFQTAEFVLEHGFLDFIVDRRAMKSKLASFIKMMKH; encoded by the coding sequence ATGGCTTGGTTTAAGAGAGATAAAAAAGGCATAAGTACACTTACTGAAGAGAAAAAAGAAGCTCCCGACGGATTGTGGAACAAATGCCCTAATTGTAAAAAAGCGTTGCATACTGGAGAACTGCTGGAAAGCAAATATGTGTGTCTGTATTGCGATTACCATTTAAGAATTGGTTCTAAAGAGTACTTTCAGGTACTGTTCGACCAGAACGAGTTCACCGAACTTTTCGGGAATCTGAAATCGGGCGACCCGCTTAATTTCACGGACAGTAAACCTTATACCGCCAGATTGACAGAGACTATAGCTAAGACGGGTTTGAAAGACGCCATCAGGGCTGCTCACGGAAAGATTGAAGGTGAAGACTTGGTGATTGCCTGTATGGACTTTAATTTTATTGGCGGTTCTATGGGTTCTGTTGTTGGAGAAAAGATCGCCCGCTGTATTGATTATTCTATTGCGAATAAGATACCCTTTCTGATGATCTCTAAATCGGGAGGTGCCAGAATGATGGAGGCTGCATTTTCGCTCATGCAGATGGCAAAAACTTCGGCAAAGCTTGCCTTGCTAAGTCAGGCGAAGATTCCTTATATTTCCCTGCTTACGGATCCAACCACAGGCGGTGTTACGGCTTCGTACGCGATGCTTGGAGATATTAACATCGCTGAACCGGGTGCTTTGATCGGATTTGCAGGTCCGAGGGTTATTAAGGAAACCATTAAGAAGGATTTACCTAAAGGTTTCCAAACAGCGGAGTTTGTATTGGAACATGGCTTCCTGGATTTTATTGTCGACAGACGTGCTATGAAATCTAAACTTGCATCATTTATTAAGATGATGAAGCACTAA
- the fbaA gene encoding class II fructose-bisphosphate aldolase: MSLKGYKGVIYGDAVQELFEQAKKHQFALPAVNVTGTNTINAVMETAKAVNSPVIIQLSNGGAQFYAGKTLNNDNLNACILGAVSAAKHVHLLAEHYGVAVILHTDHAAKKLLPWIDGLLDHGEEFFATHGKPLFSSHMLDLSEESIEENMEISAKYLERMSKMGMTIEIELGVTGGEEDGVDNSDVDSSKLYTQPSEVAYAYEELSKVSDKFTVAAAFGNVHGVYKPGNVKLQPVILKNSQDFIKEKFNLTAEKPINFVFHGGSGSSQEEIREAISYGAIKMNIDTDMQWAFWEGIHDYYKANEAYLQAQIGNPDGEDKPNKKYYDPRVWLRKGEENFVKRLTQAFEDLNCRNASDKL; encoded by the coding sequence ATGAGTTTAAAAGGTTACAAGGGAGTAATTTACGGAGATGCCGTTCAGGAATTATTTGAACAGGCAAAGAAACATCAATTTGCACTACCAGCAGTGAACGTTACTGGAACAAACACTATTAACGCTGTGATGGAAACTGCAAAAGCCGTGAATTCACCGGTTATTATTCAGTTATCTAACGGCGGAGCCCAGTTTTATGCAGGTAAAACACTAAACAACGATAACTTGAATGCTTGCATTCTTGGCGCTGTATCAGCTGCTAAACATGTGCATTTGTTGGCAGAACACTATGGTGTTGCAGTAATATTACATACCGATCATGCCGCAAAAAAGCTTTTGCCTTGGATTGACGGCCTGCTTGATCACGGTGAGGAATTTTTCGCCACTCATGGCAAACCTCTATTCTCGTCTCACATGCTCGATCTTTCAGAGGAGTCTATCGAAGAGAATATGGAGATCTCAGCGAAATACCTGGAGCGTATGTCTAAAATGGGCATGACTATCGAAATCGAACTGGGCGTAACAGGTGGTGAAGAAGACGGTGTAGATAACAGTGATGTCGACAGCTCTAAACTATATACACAGCCTTCTGAGGTAGCTTATGCGTATGAAGAACTCAGCAAGGTTAGCGATAAATTTACCGTAGCTGCGGCTTTCGGTAACGTACACGGTGTTTATAAGCCAGGTAATGTTAAGCTACAGCCAGTTATTCTCAAGAATTCTCAGGACTTCATTAAAGAGAAATTCAATCTTACCGCCGAGAAGCCGATTAACTTCGTGTTCCATGGCGGATCAGGTTCCTCTCAGGAAGAGATCCGGGAAGCAATCTCCTACGGCGCTATCAAGATGAATATCGATACCGATATGCAATGGGCGTTCTGGGAAGGCATCCACGATTATTACAAAGCAAATGAAGCTTATCTTCAGGCACAGATCGGTAACCCGGATGGCGAGGACAAACCAAATAAAAAGTACTATGATCCACGCGTATGGTTGCGCAAAGGTGAAGAGAACTTCGTAAAGCGTCTAACTCAGGCCTTCGAAGATCTGAATTGCCGTAACGCAAGCGATAAGTTATAA